A window of Enoplosus armatus isolate fEnoArm2 chromosome 3, fEnoArm2.hap1, whole genome shotgun sequence contains these coding sequences:
- the LOC139282422 gene encoding sodium- and chloride-dependent taurine transporter-like isoform X2 — translation MRDIMAQKEKLQCLKDFHKDTLKPSPGKSPGTRPEDEAEGKHPQREKWASKLDFVLSVAGGFVGLGNVWRFPYLCYKNGGGAFLIPYFIFLFGGGLPVFFLEVALGQFTSEGGITCWEKLCPIFTGIGYASIVIVSLLNIYYIVILAWGLYYLFQCFQPELPWAKCNQPWNTDRCIEDTYRKNKSLWLAANASNFTSPVTEFWEHNVLGITNGIEDIGPVKWDLALCLLLVWVICFFCIWKGVKSTGKVVYITATFPFVMLIVLLIRGVTLPGASEGIKFYLYPDLARLKDPEVWIDAGTQIFFSYAICLGAMTSLGSYNKYKYNCYRDCLLLGALNSGTSFVSGFAIFSVLGFMAQEQGVDIADVAESGPGLAFIAYPKAVTMMPFPTAWAILFFIMLLLLGLDSQFVEVEGQITSLVDLYPSFLRKGYRREVFIAILCCISYLLGLTMVTKGGMYVFQLFDFYAASGVCLLWVAFFECIAVAWVYGVDNFYDALEDMLGYRPNPWMKWSWTVITPLLCMGCFIFSLVKYKPLMYNKVYEYPDWAIGIGWTLALASMICIPMVVVIKIIRSDGPLIERIKAVAAPVRGGASSRPADHRGPKELSYPLDPNGNKGLLMKAPTHTIVETMM, via the exons ATGAGGGATAT AATGGCTCAAAAAGAGAAACTTCAGTGCCTGAAGGATTTCCACAAGGACACTCTGAAGCCATCTCCTGGTAAGAGCCCTGGCACCCGGCCTGAAGACGAGGCAGAGGGCAAACACCCCCAGCGGGAGAAGTGGGCCAGCAAGTTGGACTTTGTTCTGTCTGTGGCTGGCGGCTTTGTTGGTTTAGGGAATGTCTGGCGTTTCCCGTACCTCTGCTATAAGAATGGTGGAG GTGCATTTCTCATCCCCTACTTCATTTTCCTGTTTGGCGGAGGTCTGCCGGTCTTCTTCCTGGAGGTCGCCTTGGGTCAGTTCACCTCTGAGGGTGGCATCACCTGCTGGGAGAAGCTCTGCCCCATCTTTACTG gtATTGGTTACGCCTCCATTGTGATCGTGTCCCTGCTGAATATCTACTACATCGTCATCCTGGCCTGGGGCCTCTACTACCTGTTCCAG tgttttcagccGGAACTGCCCTGGGCCAAGTGCAACCAGCCCTGGAACACCGATCGCTGCATCGAGGACACCTACCGCAAGAACAAATCCCTTTGGTTGGCTGCCAACGCCTCCAACTTCACCTCCCCCGTCACCGAGTTCTGGGA ACATAATGTGCTGGGTATCACCAATGGTATAGAGGACATTGGTCCTGTTAAATGGGACCTggctctgtgtttactgctcgTATGGGTCATCTGCTTCTTCTGCATCTGGAAGGGAGTCAAGTCCACTGGCAAG GTGGTATACATCACAGCCACGTTCCCATTTGTCATGCTCATTGTGCTGTTGATTCGTGGTGTGACACTGCCGGGTGCTAGCGAGGGCATCAAGTTCTACCTGTACCCTGACCTCGCCCGCCTGAAGGACCCAGAG GTGTGGATTGACGCTGGCACCCAGATCTTCTTCTCCTATGCCATCTGTTTGGGCGCCATGACGTCCTTGGGGAGCTACAACAAGTACAAATACAACTGCTACAG GGACTGTTTGCTGCTGGGAGCCCTCAACAGTGGTACCAGTTTTGTGTCTGGCTTCGCAATATTTTCCGTCCTGGGCTTCATGGCACAAGAGCAAGGGGTGGACATTGCTGATGTGGCAGAGTCAG GTCCAGGCCTGGCGTTCATTGCCTACCCCAAGGCTGTAACCATGATGCCTTTTCCTACAGCCTGGGCAATCCTCTTCTTcattatgctgctgctgcttggccTCGACAGTCAG TTTGTGGAGGTGGAAGGGCAGATCACATCACTGGTGGATCTGTATCCGTCCTTCCTAAGGAAGGGTTACCGCAGAGAGGTCTTCATCGCTATCCTCTGCTGCATCAGCTACCTGCTTGGACTCACCATGGTTACCAAG ggtgGCATGtatgttttccagctgtttgaTTTCTATGCAGCTAGCGGTGTGTGCCTTCTGTGGGTGGCATTCTTTGAATGTATAGCTGTTGCCTGGGTTTATG GCGTTGATAATTTCTACGATGCTCTTGAGGACATGCTTGGCTACAGACCAAATCCTTGGATGAAATGGAGCTGGACTGTTATCACTCCTTTACTGTGCATG gGCTGCTTTATCTTCTCCTTGGTCAAATACAAGCCATTGATGTACAACAAGGTCTACGAGTATCCTGACTGGGCCATCGGAATAGGTTGGACTCTGGCCTTGGCCTCCATGATCTGCATCCCCATGGTGGTTGTCATCAAGATCATCCGATCTGATGGACCACTCATTGAG AGGATCAAGGCGGTGGCAGCCCCGGTTCGTGGTGGGGCCAGCTCCCGTCCCGCAGACCACCGTGGCCCAAAGGAGCTGTCCTACCCGCTGGACCCCAATGGGAACAAGGGCCTGTTGATGAAGGCCCCTACCCACACCATCGTAGAAACCATGATGTAA
- the LOC139282422 gene encoding sodium- and chloride-dependent taurine transporter-like isoform X1, whose amino-acid sequence MAQKEKLQCLKDFHKDTLKPSPGKSPGTRPEDEAEGKHPQREKWASKLDFVLSVAGGFVGLGNVWRFPYLCYKNGGGAFLIPYFIFLFGGGLPVFFLEVALGQFTSEGGITCWEKLCPIFTGIGYASIVIVSLLNIYYIVILAWGLYYLFQCFQPELPWAKCNQPWNTDRCIEDTYRKNKSLWLAANASNFTSPVTEFWEHNVLGITNGIEDIGPVKWDLALCLLLVWVICFFCIWKGVKSTGKVVYITATFPFVMLIVLLIRGVTLPGASEGIKFYLYPDLARLKDPEVWIDAGTQIFFSYAICLGAMTSLGSYNKYKYNCYRDCLLLGALNSGTSFVSGFAIFSVLGFMAQEQGVDIADVAESGPGLAFIAYPKAVTMMPFPTAWAILFFIMLLLLGLDSQFVEVEGQITSLVDLYPSFLRKGYRREVFIAILCCISYLLGLTMVTKGGMYVFQLFDFYAASGVCLLWVAFFECIAVAWVYGVDNFYDALEDMLGYRPNPWMKWSWTVITPLLCMGCFIFSLVKYKPLMYNKVYEYPDWAIGIGWTLALASMICIPMVVVIKIIRSDGPLIERIKAVAAPVRGGASSRPADHRGPKELSYPLDPNGNKGLLMKAPTHTIVETMM is encoded by the exons ATGGCTCAAAAAGAGAAACTTCAGTGCCTGAAGGATTTCCACAAGGACACTCTGAAGCCATCTCCTGGTAAGAGCCCTGGCACCCGGCCTGAAGACGAGGCAGAGGGCAAACACCCCCAGCGGGAGAAGTGGGCCAGCAAGTTGGACTTTGTTCTGTCTGTGGCTGGCGGCTTTGTTGGTTTAGGGAATGTCTGGCGTTTCCCGTACCTCTGCTATAAGAATGGTGGAG GTGCATTTCTCATCCCCTACTTCATTTTCCTGTTTGGCGGAGGTCTGCCGGTCTTCTTCCTGGAGGTCGCCTTGGGTCAGTTCACCTCTGAGGGTGGCATCACCTGCTGGGAGAAGCTCTGCCCCATCTTTACTG gtATTGGTTACGCCTCCATTGTGATCGTGTCCCTGCTGAATATCTACTACATCGTCATCCTGGCCTGGGGCCTCTACTACCTGTTCCAG tgttttcagccGGAACTGCCCTGGGCCAAGTGCAACCAGCCCTGGAACACCGATCGCTGCATCGAGGACACCTACCGCAAGAACAAATCCCTTTGGTTGGCTGCCAACGCCTCCAACTTCACCTCCCCCGTCACCGAGTTCTGGGA ACATAATGTGCTGGGTATCACCAATGGTATAGAGGACATTGGTCCTGTTAAATGGGACCTggctctgtgtttactgctcgTATGGGTCATCTGCTTCTTCTGCATCTGGAAGGGAGTCAAGTCCACTGGCAAG GTGGTATACATCACAGCCACGTTCCCATTTGTCATGCTCATTGTGCTGTTGATTCGTGGTGTGACACTGCCGGGTGCTAGCGAGGGCATCAAGTTCTACCTGTACCCTGACCTCGCCCGCCTGAAGGACCCAGAG GTGTGGATTGACGCTGGCACCCAGATCTTCTTCTCCTATGCCATCTGTTTGGGCGCCATGACGTCCTTGGGGAGCTACAACAAGTACAAATACAACTGCTACAG GGACTGTTTGCTGCTGGGAGCCCTCAACAGTGGTACCAGTTTTGTGTCTGGCTTCGCAATATTTTCCGTCCTGGGCTTCATGGCACAAGAGCAAGGGGTGGACATTGCTGATGTGGCAGAGTCAG GTCCAGGCCTGGCGTTCATTGCCTACCCCAAGGCTGTAACCATGATGCCTTTTCCTACAGCCTGGGCAATCCTCTTCTTcattatgctgctgctgcttggccTCGACAGTCAG TTTGTGGAGGTGGAAGGGCAGATCACATCACTGGTGGATCTGTATCCGTCCTTCCTAAGGAAGGGTTACCGCAGAGAGGTCTTCATCGCTATCCTCTGCTGCATCAGCTACCTGCTTGGACTCACCATGGTTACCAAG ggtgGCATGtatgttttccagctgtttgaTTTCTATGCAGCTAGCGGTGTGTGCCTTCTGTGGGTGGCATTCTTTGAATGTATAGCTGTTGCCTGGGTTTATG GCGTTGATAATTTCTACGATGCTCTTGAGGACATGCTTGGCTACAGACCAAATCCTTGGATGAAATGGAGCTGGACTGTTATCACTCCTTTACTGTGCATG gGCTGCTTTATCTTCTCCTTGGTCAAATACAAGCCATTGATGTACAACAAGGTCTACGAGTATCCTGACTGGGCCATCGGAATAGGTTGGACTCTGGCCTTGGCCTCCATGATCTGCATCCCCATGGTGGTTGTCATCAAGATCATCCGATCTGATGGACCACTCATTGAG AGGATCAAGGCGGTGGCAGCCCCGGTTCGTGGTGGGGCCAGCTCCCGTCCCGCAGACCACCGTGGCCCAAAGGAGCTGTCCTACCCGCTGGACCCCAATGGGAACAAGGGCCTGTTGATGAAGGCCCCTACCCACACCATCGTAGAAACCATGATGTAA